A genome region from Cognatishimia activa includes the following:
- a CDS encoding ABC transporter ATP-binding protein, with translation MGILEVKDVGKRFGGLQALGDVNLSVKENSVHAIIGPNGAGKSTLLNCFVGKLIPDTGSVTFDGQSVLGRTPYEINQMGISRVFQTPEIFGDLSVMENMMIPIFAKRDGAFRLQAIPHMMEEKDIVEAAEKQLVDMNMADKRNMHAAAMSRGDKRRLEIGMCLAQEPRLLLLDEPTAGMARADTNNTIDLLKQIKEERDITIAIIEHDMHVVFSLAERITVLAQGTPLVEDTPDNIKGHPKVREAYLGEAA, from the coding sequence ATGGGAATTCTCGAAGTCAAAGACGTCGGCAAACGGTTCGGTGGCCTGCAGGCCCTCGGCGATGTGAACCTCAGCGTCAAAGAAAACTCTGTTCACGCCATCATCGGCCCGAACGGAGCTGGCAAATCCACCCTGCTGAACTGCTTTGTGGGAAAACTGATCCCGGACACAGGCTCGGTCACTTTTGACGGCCAGTCCGTGCTGGGACGCACGCCATACGAAATCAACCAGATGGGCATCAGCCGCGTGTTCCAGACCCCCGAGATCTTTGGCGATCTCTCGGTGATGGAAAACATGATGATCCCGATCTTTGCCAAGCGTGATGGTGCTTTCCGTCTGCAGGCCATCCCACACATGATGGAAGAAAAAGACATCGTGGAAGCCGCGGAAAAGCAGCTGGTTGATATGAATATGGCTGACAAACGTAACATGCACGCCGCAGCCATGTCCCGCGGGGACAAGCGGCGTCTCGAGATCGGCATGTGCCTCGCTCAGGAACCTCGTCTCTTGCTTCTTGACGAACCCACCGCTGGCATGGCGCGTGCCGATACCAACAACACGATCGACCTTTTGAAACAGATCAAGGAAGAGCGTGACATCACCATCGCCATCATTGAGCACGACATGCATGTGGTGTTCTCGCTGGCAGAGCGCATCACGGTTCTGGCCCAGGGCACGCCTCTTGTTGAGGACACGCCTGACAATATCAAAGGCCATCCAAAAGTGCGCGAAGCCTACCTCGGCGAAGCGGCGTAA
- a CDS encoding ABC transporter ATP-binding protein translates to MNDKPDFSKGVNRAETAPAYLSVWNLESYYGESYIVQNISFNVHEGEILALLGRNGAGKTSTLRSIARMDEPQVQGGEIWLDHKPLHSCASHEASQMGIGLVPEDRSIIPGLTVEENLKLAQIAPPIGWSLERLYSLFPRLGERRTQEGVTLSGGEQQMLAIARALARDIKVLLLDEPYEGLAPVIVDEIEKTLRIIKEQGITTIIVEQNAVRALELADRAVILDTGGIVFDGTAQEVLENEQLRAEYLAI, encoded by the coding sequence ATGAACGATAAACCCGATTTTTCCAAAGGCGTGAACCGCGCGGAAACGGCCCCCGCCTATCTCTCGGTGTGGAACCTCGAGAGTTATTATGGCGAGAGCTACATCGTGCAGAACATCAGCTTCAACGTGCACGAAGGCGAAATTTTGGCTCTGCTCGGCCGGAACGGCGCTGGCAAAACCTCGACCCTGCGTTCGATCGCGCGGATGGATGAGCCACAGGTGCAAGGGGGCGAGATCTGGCTGGATCACAAACCGCTGCACTCTTGTGCAAGCCATGAAGCCAGCCAGATGGGCATCGGCCTTGTGCCAGAAGACCGCTCAATCATCCCCGGCCTGACCGTGGAAGAAAACCTGAAGCTGGCGCAGATCGCGCCGCCAATTGGTTGGTCGCTGGAACGTCTCTACTCGCTTTTCCCGCGTTTGGGCGAGCGTCGCACCCAAGAAGGCGTCACGCTTTCGGGCGGTGAGCAGCAGATGTTGGCGATTGCACGCGCCTTGGCGCGGGACATCAAAGTCCTTTTGCTGGACGAGCCTTACGAAGGTCTGGCCCCTGTGATCGTGGACGAGATCGAAAAGACTCTGCGCATCATTAAGGAACAGGGCATCACCACGATCATCGTGGAACAAAACGCGGTGCGGGCGCTGGAATTGGCGGATCGCGCGGTGATCTTGGATACCGGTGGAATCGTCTTTGACGGCACCGCGCAGGAAGTGCTTGAAAACGAGCAGCTCCGTGCTGAATATCTGGCTATCTAA
- the acs gene encoding acetate--CoA ligase encodes MTSPTYAPSAELASKAHVDAAKYEEMYAASIKDPDGFWREQGARIDWIKPFTQVKDVSYDFGNVNINWYADGTLNVSANCIDRHLATRGDQTAIIWEPDSPEEAAQHITYQELHDNTCRMANVLKDMGVGKGDRVVLYIPMIPEAAYAMLACTRIGAIHSIVFAGFSPDALAARVNGSEAKVVITADEAPRGGRNTPLKTNADKALESCSDSVKSLVVRRTGSDVPWNDAQDYDYNALAAEAATTCAPEEMGAEDPLFILYTSGSTGQPKGVVHTTGGYIVYASLTHQMTFDYHDGDIFWCTADVGWVTGHSYIVYGPLANGATTVMFEGTPTYPDASRFWQVCEKHKVNQFYTAPTAIRALMGQGDEFVKKADLSSLRILGTVGEPINPEAWNWYNDVVGGGNCPIVDTWWQTETGGHLMTPLPGAHATKPGSAMKPFFGIEPVVLEPASGEIIEGNGVEGVLCIRDSWPGQMRTVWGDHERFEKTYFSDYKGYYFTGDGCRRDEDGDYWITGRVDDVINVSGHRMGTAEVESALVAHEKVAEAAVVGYPHDIKGQGIYCYVTLMSGEEPTEELRKELRTWVRTEIGPIASPDLIQWAPGLPKTRSGKIMRRILRKIAENDYGSLGDTSTLAEPAVVDDLIENRMNR; translated from the coding sequence ATGACTTCACCTACATATGCGCCGTCTGCGGAACTGGCGTCCAAAGCACACGTGGACGCAGCCAAATATGAGGAAATGTATGCCGCCTCGATCAAAGACCCCGACGGGTTCTGGCGCGAGCAAGGCGCGCGGATCGATTGGATCAAGCCTTTTACCCAAGTCAAAGACGTCAGCTATGATTTCGGCAATGTGAATATCAACTGGTATGCGGATGGCACGCTGAATGTCTCGGCCAACTGCATCGACCGTCATCTGGCGACGCGCGGTGATCAAACCGCGATCATCTGGGAACCTGACAGCCCAGAAGAGGCCGCGCAGCACATCACCTATCAAGAGCTGCATGACAACACCTGCCGCATGGCCAATGTGCTCAAAGACATGGGTGTGGGCAAAGGCGACCGTGTCGTCCTTTATATCCCGATGATCCCAGAGGCCGCCTATGCGATGCTGGCCTGTACCCGCATCGGTGCGATCCATTCGATTGTTTTCGCTGGCTTCTCGCCTGACGCTTTGGCGGCCCGGGTGAATGGCTCTGAGGCGAAAGTCGTGATCACTGCGGATGAGGCCCCTCGTGGCGGCCGCAATACCCCGCTGAAAACAAATGCCGACAAGGCGTTGGAGTCCTGTTCAGACAGCGTGAAATCCTTGGTAGTCCGCCGCACCGGCAGCGATGTGCCTTGGAATGATGCGCAGGATTATGATTACAACGCTCTGGCGGCTGAGGCCGCGACCACCTGCGCTCCGGAAGAGATGGGTGCGGAAGATCCGCTGTTCATTCTCTATACCTCGGGCTCTACGGGTCAGCCGAAGGGCGTTGTCCACACCACCGGCGGCTATATCGTTTACGCGAGCCTCACCCACCAGATGACCTTTGACTACCACGACGGGGATATCTTCTGGTGTACGGCGGATGTGGGCTGGGTCACGGGCCACAGCTATATCGTCTATGGTCCGCTCGCGAATGGTGCGACGACCGTCATGTTTGAAGGCACTCCGACCTATCCAGACGCTTCCCGTTTCTGGCAAGTCTGTGAAAAGCACAAGGTCAATCAGTTCTATACCGCACCAACCGCGATCCGCGCGCTGATGGGGCAAGGTGATGAGTTCGTGAAGAAAGCCGACCTGTCCTCGCTGCGCATCCTTGGCACCGTGGGCGAGCCGATCAACCCAGAGGCCTGGAACTGGTACAACGACGTTGTCGGCGGCGGCAATTGCCCGATCGTGGACACGTGGTGGCAGACGGAAACCGGCGGTCACCTGATGACTCCCCTGCCCGGCGCCCATGCGACCAAACCGGGCTCTGCGATGAAACCGTTCTTCGGCATTGAACCTGTGGTTTTGGAACCTGCGTCCGGTGAGATCATCGAAGGCAATGGCGTCGAAGGCGTGCTTTGCATCCGTGACAGCTGGCCCGGTCAGATGCGCACCGTCTGGGGCGATCATGAGCGGTTCGAGAAAACCTATTTCAGCGACTACAAAGGCTATTACTTCACCGGTGACGGCTGTCGCCGCGATGAAGACGGCGACTACTGGATCACAGGCCGCGTTGACGACGTAATCAACGTCTCCGGTCACCGTATGGGCACCGCCGAAGTCGAAAGCGCGCTTGTGGCCCATGAAAAGGTCGCTGAGGCCGCCGTGGTGGGCTATCCGCACGATATCAAAGGTCAGGGCATTTATTGCTATGTCACTCTGATGTCGGGCGAAGAACCAACGGAAGAACTGCGTAAAGAGCTGCGCACTTGGGTGCGCACCGAAATCGGCCCCATCGCCAGCCCGGATCTGATCCAATGGGCGCCTGGCCTGCCGAAAACCCGCTCTGGTAAGATCATGCGCCGTATCCTGCGCAAGATCGCGGAAAACGACTATGGGTCTCTTGGAGACACCTCCACACTCGCGGAACCTGCAGTCGTTGATGACCTCATCGAAAATCGTATGAATCGATGA
- a CDS encoding DMT family transporter, which yields MTGDRPFLGILLMLGFCLIVPLGDSLAKLIGPVSTLATLIVARFVFQLVILTPMALAMKQKIFLSGRLFWLAYARTLLQIAGLGCMFTALLYLPLADAVAIAFVMPFIMLLLGWFFLNETVGTRRIIACSVGFVGTLMVIQPNFLDVGWPVLYPLAVAVIFAFYMLVTRQIAKDTEAIALQAQNGITGCLTLIPILAVSHWLEFRPFTFEWPSSDLYFAFIIMGVGGTVAHLLMTLSLRFAPSATLAPMQYLEIPVATLYGYLMFNELPNGLAAAGIVVTIAAGLYIIYREQASARSTQAAPQ from the coding sequence ATGACAGGTGATCGTCCGTTTCTTGGTATTCTTTTGATGTTGGGCTTTTGCCTGATCGTCCCTTTGGGCGATTCATTGGCGAAACTGATTGGCCCTGTGTCGACCCTGGCCACGCTCATCGTCGCGCGGTTTGTGTTTCAGCTCGTGATCCTAACGCCAATGGCGCTTGCCATGAAACAGAAGATCTTTCTGTCAGGCCGCCTCTTTTGGCTCGCCTATGCGCGCACGCTTTTGCAGATCGCGGGGCTTGGATGCATGTTCACCGCCCTGCTTTATTTGCCGCTGGCTGACGCGGTGGCGATTGCCTTTGTGATGCCCTTCATCATGCTCCTGCTGGGGTGGTTCTTTTTGAACGAGACCGTCGGCACGCGGCGGATCATTGCCTGCTCTGTTGGCTTTGTCGGGACGTTGATGGTGATCCAGCCGAACTTCCTAGACGTCGGCTGGCCGGTGCTCTACCCACTGGCGGTGGCGGTAATCTTTGCCTTTTACATGCTGGTCACACGCCAGATCGCCAAGGACACAGAGGCCATTGCCCTGCAAGCACAGAACGGAATAACGGGCTGTCTGACCCTGATCCCGATCCTGGCTGTGTCGCATTGGCTAGAGTTCCGCCCATTTACATTTGAATGGCCAAGCTCGGACCTCTACTTCGCATTCATCATCATGGGGGTTGGCGGCACGGTCGCGCATCTCTTGATGACGCTGTCTCTCAGGTTCGCCCCTTCAGCCACGCTTGCGCCGATGCAATACCTCGAGATCCCCGTGGCGACACTCTACGGCTATCTGATGTTTAATGAGCTGCCCAACGGGCTCGCCGCGGCAGGAATTGTCGTCACCATCGCCGCGGGGCTCTATATTATCTATCGAGAGCAGGCCAGCGCGAGGAGCACGCAAGCAGCGCCTCAGTAG
- a CDS encoding thiamine diphosphokinase — protein MTAIVHSSETVTLVGAGLATPDAILRCLKIAPKLIAADGGAQHCLDAGVMPEAVFGDLDSLASISSLPAEVVHRIEEQESTDFDKALRSIDAPLVLGAGFTGLRVDHYLACLNTLVRRPDRRCILLGDTDIAFLLPPHFQMELAARTRVSLFPMGLVEGTSDGLKWPISGLSFAPDGMVGTSNEAEGDIEISVTAPKLLMIMPEAELEAATEALLACSSRWPALDR, from the coding sequence ATGACAGCCATTGTTCACAGCAGCGAAACAGTGACGCTTGTGGGCGCTGGATTGGCGACGCCCGACGCAATCCTGCGTTGTTTGAAAATCGCACCTAAGTTGATTGCCGCCGATGGCGGTGCGCAGCACTGTCTGGACGCGGGTGTCATGCCCGAGGCGGTGTTTGGCGATTTGGACAGTCTTGCAAGTATTTCCTCGTTGCCTGCAGAGGTTGTTCACCGGATCGAAGAACAAGAGTCCACCGACTTTGACAAAGCCCTTCGGTCTATCGACGCGCCATTGGTTTTGGGCGCTGGTTTCACCGGATTGCGGGTGGATCACTACCTTGCCTGTCTGAACACATTGGTGCGACGGCCTGATCGGCGCTGCATCCTGTTGGGTGATACCGACATTGCCTTTTTGCTTCCACCACACTTCCAAATGGAGCTTGCGGCGCGGACACGCGTGTCATTGTTTCCCATGGGTTTGGTCGAAGGCACATCAGACGGTCTGAAGTGGCCCATATCCGGCCTAAGTTTCGCGCCTGACGGGATGGTCGGAACCTCCAATGAGGCGGAAGGCGACATAGAGATCTCGGTAACTGCGCCCAAGCTTTTGATGATCATGCCCGAGGCCGAGCTTGAAGCCGCTACTGAGGCGCTGCTTGCGTGCTCCTCGCGCTGGCCTGCTCTCGATAGATAA
- a CDS encoding DUF2842 domain-containing protein, whose amino-acid sequence MALSYKARRRWSILILVVGLPIYIILATVLATTLVGFFGDSALTFILQLVVYIGLGVAWILPFKSIFLGIGQADPDADPKD is encoded by the coding sequence ATGGCGCTCAGCTACAAAGCCCGTCGGCGCTGGTCTATCCTCATTCTGGTGGTAGGCCTGCCGATCTATATCATCCTGGCCACCGTGCTTGCGACGACTCTGGTAGGCTTTTTTGGCGACAGCGCTTTGACATTTATTCTGCAACTCGTTGTCTATATCGGGCTAGGGGTTGCTTGGATACTGCCGTTCAAATCCATATTTCTTGGGATAGGACAAGCGGATCCGGATGCAGATCCCAAGGACTGA
- a CDS encoding adenylosuccinate synthase → MANVVVVGAQWGDEGKGKIVDWLSERADVIARFQGGHNAGHTLVIDGKVYKLHALPSGVVRGGKLSVIGNGVVLDPWHLVKEIATVREQGVEITPETLMIAENTPLILPIHGELDRAREEAASKGTKIGTTGRGIGPAYEDKVGRRSVRVADLADEATLEARVDRALQHHDPLRKGLGIEPVDRDALIAELKEIAAEILPFAAPVWKVLNEKRKAGKRILFEGAQGALLDIDFGTYPFVTSSNVIAGQAATGVGVGPGSIEYVLGIVKAYTTRVGEGPFPTELEDADGQRLGERGHEFGTTTGRKRRCGWFDAALVRQTCATSGVTGISLTKLDVLDGFETLKICVGYELDGETLDYLPTAADQQARCTPIYEEMPGWSESTEGARSWNDLPANAIKYVKRVEELIDCPVALLSTSPERDDTILVTDPFAD, encoded by the coding sequence ATGGCAAACGTCGTCGTCGTCGGCGCCCAATGGGGCGATGAGGGAAAAGGCAAGATCGTCGATTGGCTCAGCGAGCGTGCTGACGTCATCGCGCGATTCCAAGGGGGCCATAACGCGGGCCATACCCTCGTGATTGACGGCAAGGTCTACAAGCTGCACGCGCTGCCGTCTGGTGTTGTGCGCGGTGGCAAGCTGTCTGTCATCGGCAATGGTGTGGTGCTGGACCCATGGCATCTGGTCAAAGAGATCGCGACCGTGCGTGAGCAAGGCGTCGAAATCACGCCAGAGACGCTGATGATCGCGGAAAACACGCCACTGATCCTGCCGATCCATGGCGAGTTGGACCGTGCCCGTGAGGAAGCCGCCTCTAAAGGCACAAAGATCGGCACCACAGGTCGCGGCATTGGCCCGGCCTATGAAGACAAGGTGGGCCGCCGGTCTGTGCGCGTCGCTGACCTTGCGGACGAAGCTACCCTTGAAGCGCGTGTCGACCGTGCATTGCAGCACCACGATCCGCTGCGCAAAGGTCTGGGCATCGAGCCTGTCGACCGCGACGCGCTGATCGCTGAGCTCAAAGAGATTGCGGCTGAAATTCTGCCCTTCGCAGCCCCCGTCTGGAAGGTGCTGAACGAAAAGCGCAAAGCCGGTAAGCGGATCCTGTTTGAAGGGGCGCAAGGCGCTCTTTTGGACATCGATTTCGGCACATACCCATTTGTGACTTCGTCAAACGTGATCGCAGGGCAGGCCGCGACTGGCGTCGGCGTCGGCCCGGGCTCTATCGAATATGTTCTGGGCATCGTCAAAGCCTATACCACCCGCGTCGGCGAAGGCCCGTTCCCAACCGAGCTTGAAGACGCAGACGGCCAACGCCTTGGCGAGCGTGGTCATGAGTTTGGCACCACGACAGGTCGTAAACGCCGCTGTGGCTGGTTTGATGCGGCTCTGGTGCGCCAGACCTGCGCGACCTCGGGCGTGACCGGGATTTCTCTGACCAAACTCGACGTTTTGGACGGGTTTGAGACCCTGAAGATCTGCGTCGGCTATGAGCTGGACGGCGAAACGCTGGACTATCTGCCAACTGCCGCCGATCAACAGGCGCGCTGCACCCCGATCTATGAAGAGATGCCCGGTTGGTCCGAGAGCACCGAAGGCGCGCGCAGCTGGAACGACCTGCCGGCCAATGCAATCAAATACGTCAAACGCGTCGAAGAGCTGATCGACTGCCCGGTCGCACTCTTGTCCACCAGCCCGGAGCGGGACGACACCATTCTGGTGACCGACCCGTTCGCGGACTAA
- a CDS encoding DUF6524 family protein, protein MGFFLRWLFAFLLLTATYNPTGFNYLEWAAVNYVEELPMTVFLGLLLAIGYLIYLRATLRSIGAGGMFLILIVLSALMWVLYDWGLLAPTGEVAYTWLGIFALSIVLGIGLSWSIVRRNLSGQVDMDDVEED, encoded by the coding sequence ATGGGTTTTTTCCTCCGCTGGCTCTTTGCCTTTTTGCTGCTTACGGCAACCTACAATCCCACTGGATTTAACTATCTGGAATGGGCCGCGGTGAACTATGTCGAAGAGCTGCCGATGACGGTCTTTCTGGGACTGCTTCTGGCGATTGGCTATCTGATCTATCTACGCGCCACCCTACGCTCGATTGGAGCGGGTGGGATGTTCTTGATCCTTATCGTTCTCAGCGCCTTGATGTGGGTGCTTTACGATTGGGGCCTGCTCGCGCCGACTGGTGAGGTTGCTTACACGTGGCTCGGGATTTTCGCACTGTCGATTGTGCTGGGCATTGGCCTGAGCTGGAGCATCGTGCGCCGGAACCTCTCTGGCCAAGTCGATATGGACGACGTCGAAGAGGACTAA
- a CDS encoding nitrile hydratase accessory protein translates to MNRPKPVFEAPWHAELFALTVAMNEAGHFAWAEWVEVFSAQLKHDGLSRELNGGDDYFNAWLTALETLLTGVGIAEAALLADLKQAWTEAYLATPHGQPVRIKATA, encoded by the coding sequence ATGAACCGCCCAAAGCCCGTCTTTGAGGCCCCTTGGCATGCGGAGCTTTTTGCTCTGACGGTTGCGATGAATGAAGCCGGGCATTTTGCCTGGGCTGAGTGGGTCGAGGTGTTTTCCGCGCAGCTCAAGCACGACGGGTTGAGCCGGGAATTGAATGGTGGGGACGATTACTTCAACGCTTGGCTGACCGCATTGGAAACGTTGTTGACCGGGGTGGGGATCGCCGAGGCTGCTTTGCTTGCTGATCTCAAACAGGCATGGACCGAGGCCTATCTTGCCACGCCGCATGGCCAGCCCGTCCGGATCAAAGCCACGGCTTAG
- the nthB gene encoding nitrile hydratase subunit beta — protein MSRVHDMGGRFGDGAVNASDDATFAQDWHARALALTLAAGALGQWNIDISRHARERLSPKDYTRFSYYEKWMGGLAELLVEAGIVTREELQSGKADGISPLADRKLLAEKVVAALAAGGPADRPSDIAPAFKRGDKVRLRARAGNTLVNGGHTRLPAYAAGAVGEVVIYHGTHILPDSSAHGLGEAPEPLYAVAVKATELWEHPENPNDEVILDLWQSYLEPA, from the coding sequence ATGAGCCGCGTGCATGACATGGGCGGGCGTTTTGGCGACGGTGCGGTCAATGCCTCTGACGACGCCACATTCGCGCAAGACTGGCACGCGCGCGCCCTTGCGCTGACGCTGGCGGCGGGCGCCTTGGGGCAGTGGAATATTGATATCTCGCGCCATGCTCGAGAGCGGTTGTCGCCGAAGGACTACACGCGGTTTTCCTATTACGAGAAATGGATGGGAGGCTTGGCCGAACTGCTGGTCGAGGCAGGAATCGTGACCCGCGAAGAGCTGCAGTCGGGCAAGGCCGACGGGATCTCGCCCTTGGCGGATCGCAAGTTGCTGGCCGAAAAGGTCGTCGCCGCCTTGGCCGCCGGAGGCCCAGCGGATCGGCCGAGCGATATCGCGCCCGCTTTCAAGCGTGGCGATAAGGTCAGGCTGCGCGCACGGGCGGGCAATACTTTGGTGAACGGAGGCCATACGCGCTTGCCAGCTTATGCGGCGGGTGCTGTTGGGGAAGTCGTGATCTACCACGGCACCCATATCTTGCCAGACTCCAGTGCGCATGGGTTAGGTGAAGCGCCAGAGCCTTTGTATGCGGTGGCGGTCAAGGCCACAGAGCTTTGGGAACATCCTGAGAACCCCAATGACGAAGTGATCCTCGATCTCTGGCAAAGCTATCTGGAGCCAGCATGA
- the nthA gene encoding nitrile hydratase subunit alpha — translation MPHDHPHTDLPSDPALRVKALETLLVDKGLVDPAALDEIIETYAHKVGPQNGAKVVAKMWVDPAFRAAMRSDPMPLLREMDLYGRQGEHMIFVENTPEVHNVVVCTLCSCYPWPLLGIPPGWYKSDAYRARVVREPRAVLADFGVTLPEGKAVRVWDSTAETRYLVVPERPAGSEDMSEEELAALVTRDAMIGTGLALEPKS, via the coding sequence ATGCCACATGATCATCCTCACACGGACCTGCCGTCCGATCCCGCCCTGCGCGTCAAAGCACTTGAGACGCTTTTGGTCGACAAAGGTCTTGTCGATCCCGCCGCGCTTGATGAAATCATCGAGACCTATGCTCATAAGGTTGGTCCGCAGAACGGCGCGAAGGTGGTTGCAAAGATGTGGGTAGATCCCGCGTTTCGTGCGGCGATGCGGAGCGATCCTATGCCTTTGTTGCGCGAGATGGATCTATATGGGCGGCAGGGCGAGCATATGATTTTTGTCGAGAATACGCCCGAGGTACATAACGTCGTCGTTTGCACCCTATGCTCTTGTTATCCTTGGCCATTGCTGGGCATTCCGCCGGGGTGGTACAAGTCCGACGCCTATCGCGCGCGGGTGGTGCGGGAGCCACGTGCTGTCTTGGCCGACTTTGGCGTGACCCTGCCAGAAGGGAAAGCTGTGCGGGTTTGGGATTCGACCGCCGAGACAAGATATCTGGTGGTGCCTGAACGCCCCGCAGGATCTGAGGACATGAGCGAAGAGGAGCTTGCGGCTCTGGTTACGCGCGATGCGATGATCGGCACGGGGCTGGCTTTGGAGCCAAAGTCATGA
- a CDS encoding sulfatase-like hydrolase/transferase, translating into MRKTLLAAALSLTPLAATASPNVLLVIADDMGVDASPCHAQGSNMVRMPTLEALCDTGRVYDNAHAYPTCSPTRASILTGLYASRTGVGSAGAGLATNTPSLFDRLNQQGTYASAVVGKWHLSESRRDLTHPEKLGVPTYYGIPSGGVQDYEDWRVVENGRTSTSSTYVTTAITDYAIDWIEDQTKPWFLWLAYTAPHTPFHAPPSDLHSFGTLSENASAIRKDPRKHYFAALEALDIELGRLLDSLSPAERRDTVVIFTGDNGTTRQVTRRLNSQRDAKGTIYNGGTHVPMVITGPGVSKGRTEGPVQVTDLFDTILALTGARGQTADSHDLTPTFTGRSTTRDAAYIEHFSSRSGRGKPVYGWSIISKDYSLIAPEDAPMELYASTDQKQRKNLISKAQSEAEQLVALRKDYLN; encoded by the coding sequence ATGCGCAAAACCCTACTCGCCGCCGCCTTAAGCCTGACCCCACTGGCCGCAACTGCCAGCCCCAATGTGCTCTTGGTGATCGCAGATGACATGGGCGTAGACGCAAGCCCCTGTCACGCACAAGGATCAAACATGGTACGCATGCCAACACTTGAAGCGCTCTGTGACACAGGCCGCGTCTATGACAACGCCCATGCCTACCCGACCTGCTCGCCAACCCGCGCCTCAATCCTCACCGGCCTCTACGCCAGCCGCACCGGCGTCGGCAGTGCGGGCGCAGGGCTTGCGACCAACACCCCCAGCCTCTTTGATCGCCTCAACCAACAGGGCACTTATGCCTCCGCTGTCGTCGGCAAATGGCACCTGTCTGAATCACGCCGAGACCTCACCCACCCCGAGAAACTTGGCGTCCCAACCTACTACGGCATCCCATCCGGTGGCGTGCAGGATTACGAAGACTGGCGCGTCGTGGAAAATGGCCGCACCTCAACCTCCTCGACCTATGTGACCACAGCCATCACAGACTACGCCATCGACTGGATCGAAGACCAAACCAAACCCTGGTTCCTTTGGCTTGCGTACACGGCACCACATACGCCATTCCATGCGCCGCCCAGCGATCTACACAGCTTTGGCACCCTCTCAGAGAACGCATCGGCAATCCGCAAAGACCCCCGCAAACACTACTTTGCCGCCCTAGAGGCGCTGGACATAGAACTCGGTCGCCTCCTGGACAGCCTCTCCCCTGCCGAGCGGCGCGACACCGTCGTCATATTCACCGGAGACAATGGCACCACCCGCCAAGTCACCCGCCGCCTGAATTCGCAACGCGACGCCAAAGGCACGATCTACAACGGCGGCACCCATGTGCCGATGGTGATCACAGGCCCCGGTGTCTCAAAGGGCCGTACCGAAGGCCCAGTCCAAGTCACCGACCTCTTTGACACGATCCTCGCTTTGACCGGTGCGCGCGGCCAAACTGCCGACAGCCACGACCTGACGCCGACCTTCACAGGCCGGTCCACAACCCGAGACGCCGCCTACATCGAGCATTTCTCCTCGCGCTCAGGCCGCGGCAAACCGGTCTATGGCTGGTCCATCATCAGCAAAGACTACAGCCTCATCGCCCCAGAAGACGCGCCGATGGAACTTTATGCAAGCACGGACCAAAAACAGCGCAAGAACCTTATCAGCAAAGCCCAATCAGAGGCCGAGCAGCTGGTCGCGCTCCGCAAAGACTACCTGAACTGA
- the secG gene encoding preprotein translocase subunit SecG: MENVVLIIHLLLALGLIGIVLMQRSEGGGLGIGGGGGGGAVAGRSAATALGKITWVLAIAFICTSITLTILAARNAAGTSVIDQLGVEVPAGEATVPTAPTAEGSLLPPAEGDDAPLVPIAE, from the coding sequence ATGGAAAACGTTGTCCTCATCATCCACCTTCTTCTGGCGCTTGGCCTGATCGGCATCGTTCTGATGCAACGTTCCGAAGGCGGAGGCTTGGGCATCGGTGGCGGTGGCGGCGGTGGCGCCGTTGCGGGCCGCTCAGCGGCGACTGCTCTGGGTAAAATCACCTGGGTTCTTGCGATTGCCTTCATCTGCACATCCATCACACTGACCATTCTGGCCGCGCGCAACGCAGCCGGCACATCGGTCATCGATCAATTGGGCGTCGAAGTTCCTGCAGGCGAAGCCACCGTGCCGACCGCACCAACAGCCGAAGGCAGCCTGCTGCCACCTGCTGAAGGCGACGACGCACCACTGGTTCCAATCGCAGAGTAA